One Gemmatimonadota bacterium DNA segment encodes these proteins:
- a CDS encoding extracellular solute-binding protein, whose product MKTILFALVLSLSVVAMPLADQPNYKGHAISMYGDLKYGPDFKHFDYANPNAPKGGTVKRSAGGTYDCLNQFILKGVSAYGLGLIYDSLTERSLDEPFSEYGLLAESIEVPPDRSWALFTLRSGASWHDGKPITPEDVVFTFETIKTKGHPFYRNYYADIKHIEKVGERQVKFTFGGKDNRELPLIVGQMAILPKHYWEGKNFEETTLEPPLGSGPYKIEAHEPGRSITYRRVENYWGTDLPIKKGRYNPDVIHYDYYKDSTVATEAQKGGEFDFALQNNSKSWATAYDIPAVAEGRLIKELIPHENGTGMQGFWFNTRRSKFADPKVRHALAHAFDFEWTNTNLFYGQYARSTSYFSNTELASSGLPQGQELEILEAFRGQIPEEVFTSEYKPPTTDGSGNIRQNLRIAARMLKAAGWSVKEGKLTNDASGETMIIEFLINNSPSWERIVGPYIQNLERLGVEATIKIVDTSQYQNRVQEYDFDAIVSLRGQSLSPGNEQRNYWTSAAADEPGTRNYAGIKDPVVDTLIDQLINAPDRKTLVSTTRALDRVLLWGHYVVPHWHIRAHRVVYWNKFGKPDISPRYLPQPWQYFPDTWWVDATKEEALKKN is encoded by the coding sequence ATGAAAACCATTTTATTCGCGCTGGTATTGAGTTTGTCGGTTGTCGCAATGCCATTGGCAGATCAGCCCAATTACAAGGGTCACGCGATTTCGATGTATGGCGACTTAAAATACGGGCCTGACTTCAAGCACTTCGACTATGCCAACCCCAACGCTCCCAAAGGCGGCACCGTGAAAAGGAGTGCCGGCGGCACCTATGATTGCTTGAATCAATTCATCCTCAAAGGCGTGTCGGCTTATGGCTTGGGGTTGATCTACGATTCATTGACAGAGCGTTCACTGGACGAGCCTTTCTCAGAATACGGTTTGCTCGCAGAATCTATAGAAGTACCGCCCGACCGTTCATGGGCACTCTTCACACTGCGCTCTGGCGCGAGCTGGCACGATGGCAAACCCATTACGCCAGAAGATGTCGTTTTTACTTTTGAAACAATTAAAACCAAAGGCCACCCTTTTTATCGCAATTATTATGCGGATATCAAACATATTGAAAAGGTTGGCGAGCGGCAGGTAAAATTCACATTTGGCGGAAAGGACAATCGGGAATTGCCCCTCATTGTCGGGCAAATGGCGATCTTGCCCAAACACTATTGGGAAGGCAAAAATTTTGAAGAAACAACACTGGAACCGCCCCTCGGCAGCGGACCTTACAAAATTGAAGCACATGAACCCGGGCGTTCGATCACATATCGGCGCGTCGAAAATTATTGGGGCACTGATCTGCCCATAAAAAAAGGGCGCTATAATCCAGACGTCATTCACTACGATTATTACAAAGACAGTACCGTAGCAACCGAAGCACAAAAAGGCGGCGAATTTGATTTTGCATTGCAAAACAACTCCAAGTCGTGGGCAACCGCGTACGATATTCCGGCTGTAGCCGAAGGCAGACTGATTAAGGAATTAATCCCACACGAAAATGGCACCGGGATGCAGGGATTCTGGTTTAACACACGACGCAGCAAATTTGCCGACCCCAAAGTGCGACACGCGCTGGCTCATGCATTTGATTTTGAATGGACCAATACAAATCTGTTCTACGGACAATACGCGCGTTCGACGAGTTATTTTTCCAATACAGAACTCGCCTCGTCAGGACTGCCCCAGGGGCAGGAACTCGAAATATTAGAAGCATTTCGCGGACAGATACCCGAGGAAGTATTCACCTCAGAATACAAGCCGCCCACAACAGATGGATCGGGTAACATCCGCCAGAACTTGCGCATAGCCGCGCGAATGTTAAAAGCAGCCGGATGGTCGGTAAAAGAGGGAAAGCTCACCAACGATGCATCGGGCGAGACAATGATAATTGAGTTTTTAATCAACAACTCGCCCTCCTGGGAACGCATTGTAGGTCCGTACATTCAAAACCTGGAGCGGCTCGGCGTAGAAGCGACAATTAAAATTGTGGATACATCGCAATATCAAAATCGCGTTCAAGAATACGATTTTGATGCTATTGTAAGCCTCAGAGGACAATCGCTAAGCCCCGGCAACGAACAGCGCAATTACTGGACATCGGCAGCTGCGGATGAACCCGGTACGAGAAATTACGCGGGCATCAAAGACCCCGTCGTAGATACCTTGATAGATCAGCTAATCAACGCACCCGATAGAAAAACCCTCGTATCGACCACCCGCGCACTGGACCGCGTCCTCCTGTGGGGTCACTACGTGGTACCGCACTGGCATATCCGCGCACACCGCGTGGTGTACTGGAACAAATTCGGCAAACCCGATATTTCGCCCAGGTACCTGCCGCAACCCTGGCAATATTTCCCCGATACGTGGTGGGTTGATGCTACAAAAGAAGAGG